TGCGCCGCGCAACGCTTCCGTAGGCGCCCGCCGGCTTGCGCCTCGCGGTGGGTCGTGCTATCATAGGTTGGCGGCCGCACTGCGTTGCACGCCGTACCCACCCATGATCATCCTGATGCACACCGACGCCTCGCCGGCGCAGGTCGAGGCCGTGATCGAGGCCATATCGGCCCGCGGCCTACGCCCCGTCACGCTGCCCGGCGGCGACCACACCGCCGTGGGAGTCGCCAGCGCGATCGAGCCGGAGGAGCGACAGGGACTCGCCAACCACCTCATGGCGCTGCCCGGCGTCGCCAACGTGGTCCACGTCAGCCGACCCTACAAGCTCGCCTCGCGCGAGTTCCACACGGCCTCCAGCCTTGCGCGAGTCGGCCGCCTCGCCTTCGGAGGCAGCGACTGCGTGGTGATCGCCGGACCGTGCGCCGTGGAGAGCCGCGAGCAGATCCTGGCGGCGGCGCGCGCGGTCAAGGAGGCCGGCGCGACGCTGCTTCGCGGCGGGGCCTTCAAGCCGCGAACCTCCCCCTACTCGTTTCAGGGCCTGCAGCGCGTGGGTCTCGAACTCCTGCGCGAGGCGCGCGAGGAGGTGGGGATCGGCACGGTGACCGAGGTGATCGACCCGCATGACGTGGAGCCGGTGACCGGGTACGTCGACATGCTGCAGATCGGCGCGCGGAACATGCAGAACTACCCGCTGCTCATCGCGGCGGGCCGCTCGGGCCACCCCGTGCTGCTGAAGCGTGGGCCCGGCGCCACGCTGGACGAGTTTCTGTTCGCGGCCGAGTACGTCTTGAACCAGGGCAACGAGAACGTGGTGCTCTGCGAGCGCGGTGTTCACCCGCTCGACCGCACCTACATGCGCAACACCCTGGACCTCAACGCCGTGCCGATCCTCAAGGAGATCACCCATCTGCCGGTCATCGTGGACCCGAGCCACGGCATCGGCAACGCGCGCTACGTGGGGGCCATGTCGCTCGCGGCGGTCGCCGCCGGGGCCGATGGCCTCATCGTCGAGGTACACCCCTCCCCGCGCGAGGCCCTCTCCGACGGCCAGCAGTCGCTCTCCCCCGAGGCGTTCGCCCGCCTCATGTCCTCGCTGCGGCGCGTCGCGGCCGCCGTTGACCGCGGGGTCGCCGCGCCCCTACCGTAGCGCGATCTCAGCCCGGAGCGCCGCTCTCCCGCTCCCGCATCGCGGCGATGTCGGCTGGCCGGTCCAGGTCGGTGGCCAGCTCCGCGTAGTCGCTGATCAGCGCGCGCGCCCGGCCGCCGACCTGGCGTGAGATGGCCACCTCCAGGTCGGCCAGCCCCAGCAGCGGGCGCCTCAGCGCGAGCGTCGCCGCAAGGCGCAGCGTGACGCCCGCGCCCAGCATCGCCGCCAGGCGGCCGGGGCTCTTGCGCGCCGCGTAGGCTGCCTCGATTCGCCCGCGCTGAGCATCCACGAAGCCACGGCGGAGGAGGGTCACGTTGCCGCCGGTGAAGCGGCCTTCGCGAAGCCGCAGCGACGTTCGCGGAACACCGGGGAAGCGGGCCTGGCAGCGCTCCACCGCCACGATCGGGTAGACGATGTCGGCCCCGAGGGCCAACCCGCGCCGCACAAGATCGTCGACGGCCTCCGGTGTGAGGAACGGGATGTCGCACGTCGCGACGGCCACCACCTCGCCCGGCCCGGCGGCCTGGAGGCCGGCGAACAGGTTATCGACAAAGCCGCCCTGGTCCGGCACGCGCGCGCAGGCCGCTTCGGCCGGCGCCTGGCCCACCACCGTGACGCCGCTCACCGAGCCGGCGCCGGCCAGGGCGTCGAGCACCCAGCAGAGCATCGGACGCCCGTTCACGGGCGTGAGGGCGCGGTGCGCGGGCCGGCCGTCGGCGCCCGGCGCCCCGCGCGCGGGGCCACCGGCCAGGATGACCGCCGGCACCATCTCCGTCGCGCTCAATCCGCCAGCCGCGCGCGCTGCCGCGCCTCGCTGGCCGCTACCGCTCGGCAGACCCATACATCAAGGTACCGGAGCCGCACCACGCGCGCCACCTCCTCCGCCTCGCTCTCCGTGAGAGCAACGCCGAACACCGCCGAGCCGCTGCCGCACAGCCGCGCGTTGCGTGCCCGCGCCATCACGATGTCGTCGAGCAGTGCCGCGACGGCCGGGTGCTCCTCCATCACGACCTGCTCGAAGTCGTTGGTCATACGCGCCGTGATCCGAGCCGCGTCGCCATCTCGAACGAGCGCCTCCATGTGGCGCGTCGCGCGCGCGGAGATGCGGCCGGGCCGCTCGTCCAGCGCGCGGTAGGCCCACGCTGTGGGTACGCCGACCCCCTGCCGCGCGATGACGAACCAGAGGGGCGGGCCGTCCGGCAGCGCGGTCACCGCCTCGCCGCGGCCTCGCACCGCGGCCGTCCCGCCAACCAGGAAGTAGGGCACGTCGGAGCCGAGGCCAGCGGCCAGGGAGCGAAGTCGTTCCGCGCCGAGTTGAAGGTCGAGCAGGGCGTCCACGCCGGCGAGCGCGGCCGCCGCGTCCGAGCTTCCGCCTCCCAGGCCCGCCTGGGCCGGGATGCGCTTCCGCAGGAGGATCCGCACGCCCTCCCGGCGACCGGCGGCGCGGAGCGCAACGTCAACCGCCCGCCAGGCCAGGTTCGTCTCGTCCGTGGGCACGCCGGGCGCGCCGCACTCAAGGACGATGCCCGGCGTGCCGGCCCGCTCGAGCCGCAACTCGTCGCAGAGCGAGACGGTCTGCATAACGGAGGCCAGGCTGTGGTAGCCGTCAGGCCTGCGACTCAGCACGTCCAGCGTGTAGTTCACCTTGGCGAAGCAGGATAGCGTGATGGTGTCGCGCACGGTGCCTCCCGAGCGATGCCCGTCGCGCCGCGTGGCGCGTCCTCAGTATACCGCCGGGCGCGGCGAGACCCCCGGCGATCCGGCCCGGCGATGGCGGGCTTGGCAATCGGCGCCGGCACGCGTTATACTGAACACCGGCGAGCGCCGCCCGACCCGGAAGCGAGGAGCTAATGCAGGACCCTGCCCTACCAGTCAGCGGCCTTGGCGAGGACCCGCTCGAGGTGCGGAACCGGCAGATCGCCGCGGTGCACACGATCACCCGGCGTCTCTTCGCCACCCCCAGCCTGGACGAGCGCCTCCGCGACATCCTGACGGTATCCACGGAGGCGGTCGGCGCGGCGGCCGGGTCCATTTACCTGCATCGCGCGGCCGACGACACGCTGGTCTTCCAGGCGGTAGTGGGTCCGCAGGAGTCCGCTGGACTCACCGGGCGCGTAATTGGCGCACGGTCCGGCATCGCGGGCAAGGTCTTTCAGGAGGCCCGGCCCGCCATCGACCACCACCCGCAGGACAGCGCCGGCCACCGGCGCGACATCGGCGAGCAGATCGGATTTGAGACGCTCAGCATGGTGACCGTGCCCATCATGCACCGAGGCGCGCGGCCGATCGGCGTCATGCAGATCCTGAATAAGCGCGAGGGGGCGTTCGGACAGGGCGACCTGGAGGTGCTCGAGATCGTCGCCACCATCGCCGCGACCGCTATCGAGAACTCCCAGCTTCAGCGCGACGCCCAGGTGGCCGCCGTCGCGCACGCTGTCGGCGACCTGAGCCACGACATCAAGAACAAGGTCGCGCCGATCGCCATCGCCGTGCACCTGCTGCGCCCCGACCTGGACGCGCTCTTCGCCGACCTCGATGCGCTGACCTCCGGGCTCGACCTGG
This window of the Chthonomonadales bacterium genome carries:
- the aroF gene encoding 3-deoxy-7-phosphoheptulonate synthase, producing MIILMHTDASPAQVEAVIEAISARGLRPVTLPGGDHTAVGVASAIEPEERQGLANHLMALPGVANVVHVSRPYKLASREFHTASSLARVGRLAFGGSDCVVIAGPCAVESREQILAAARAVKEAGATLLRGGAFKPRTSPYSFQGLQRVGLELLREAREEVGIGTVTEVIDPHDVEPVTGYVDMLQIGARNMQNYPLLIAAGRSGHPVLLKRGPGATLDEFLFAAEYVLNQGNENVVLCERGVHPLDRTYMRNTLDLNAVPILKEITHLPVIVDPSHGIGNARYVGAMSLAAVAAGADGLIVEVHPSPREALSDGQQSLSPEAFARLMSSLRRVAAAVDRGVAAPLP
- a CDS encoding nucleotidyltransferase family protein, whose protein sequence is MSATEMVPAVILAGGPARGAPGADGRPAHRALTPVNGRPMLCWVLDALAGAGSVSGVTVVGQAPAEAACARVPDQGGFVDNLFAGLQAAGPGEVVAVATCDIPFLTPEAVDDLVRRGLALGADIVYPIVAVERCQARFPGVPRTSLRLREGRFTGGNVTLLRRGFVDAQRGRIEAAYAARKSPGRLAAMLGAGVTLRLAATLALRRPLLGLADLEVAISRQVGGRARALISDYAELATDLDRPADIAAMRERESGAPG
- the ispE gene encoding 4-(cytidine 5'-diphospho)-2-C-methyl-D-erythritol kinase; translated protein: MRDTITLSCFAKVNYTLDVLSRRPDGYHSLASVMQTVSLCDELRLERAGTPGIVLECGAPGVPTDETNLAWRAVDVALRAAGRREGVRILLRKRIPAQAGLGGGSSDAAAALAGVDALLDLQLGAERLRSLAAGLGSDVPYFLVGGTAAVRGRGEAVTALPDGPPLWFVIARQGVGVPTAWAYRALDERPGRISARATRHMEALVRDGDAARITARMTNDFEQVVMEEHPAVAALLDDIVMARARNARLCGSGSAVFGVALTESEAEEVARVVRLRYLDVWVCRAVAASEARQRARLAD
- a CDS encoding GAF domain-containing sensor histidine kinase — encoded protein: MQDPALPVSGLGEDPLEVRNRQIAAVHTITRRLFATPSLDERLRDILTVSTEAVGAAAGSIYLHRAADDTLVFQAVVGPQESAGLTGRVIGARSGIAGKVFQEARPAIDHHPQDSAGHRRDIGEQIGFETLSMVTVPIMHRGARPIGVMQILNKREGAFGQGDLEVLEIVATIAATAIENSQLQRDAQVAAVAHAVGDLSHDIKNKVAPIAIAVHLLRPDLDALFADLDALTSGLDLASQARLAACTAIVRGEYAEHCDIVLSQVEAVQEHTKRIADALKGTVAEPNLELQDIGAALRDELRQLGIEAKTRRIDLACDVDAPPQCRFDRFLLRSAVYNLVRNAMPETAPGGAIGVRVTWRRDGEFPQGSYVVVEVSDTGRGIPRATLERILRGDAASTRHGGTGLGTRIVYNAALAHRGLFEGESEEGVGTTFRVRLPLVTE